A portion of the Misgurnus anguillicaudatus chromosome 16, ASM2758022v2, whole genome shotgun sequence genome contains these proteins:
- the slc49a3 gene encoding solute carrier family 49 member A3, with protein MDEKDTEALIGSRTESDRSPLSDGENIAAKFTLYKRRWFILFVLCLLNCSNAVLWLTFAPVADQTAEYLKVSLDLVNWLSLVYMVVAIFFSFITTWMLDSLGLRFSLILGSWLNMLGSVLRVVGVLTWIPQWAVFPMVMGGQTLCALAQPLVIFAPTKLAALWFPDDQRATANTIASMANPLGMLFANIFSPMIIHYTNNLLMLLIIYAIPATIACFLATVGIRERVPPTPPSASVVTSSTEPFLQGVKLLLKNKAYMILLVCFGSGIGVFTCFYTLLEQILCINGYSNDFAGICGACSIVFGVAGAGVLGLYVDETKHFTEVTKISMCLTSLGCTAFAVVSQLRDMKVAVGTACAWFGLFGCSVYPIAMELGVECSYPVGEATSSGLIFISGQIQSVIYMVLLQALTKPLTDSTISVCVTGGDANLNWTVPALVMAGLCTVGTCCFVLFFHTDYRRLRAEAAASPKNVTDRTREGDTCANSTGA; from the exons ATGGATGAAAAAGATACAGAAGCGCTCATCGGGAGCAGGACTGAAAGTGATCGGTCTCCCCTGAGCGACGGAGAAAACATTGCTGCTAAATTCACACTTTACAAAAGGAGATGGTTCATCTTATTTGTACTCTGCCTACTAAATTGTTCCAACGCAGTG CTCTGGCTGACCTTTGCACCGGTGGCCGATCAGACGGCAGAGTACCTGAAAGTCTCTTTGGATCTGGTCAACTGGCTGTCCCTCGTCTATATGGTGGTGGCCATTTTCTTCAGCTTCATTACTACATGGATGTTGGACTCATTAGGTCTGCGCTTCTCG CTCATCCTGGGCTCTTGGCTTAACATGTTGGGCAGCGTTCTGCGCGTTGTTGGTGTGTTGACCTGGATCCCTCAGTGGGCCGTGTTCCCAATGGTGATGGGTGGCCAGACCCTGTGTGCCCTCGCCCAGCCTCTGGTTATTTTTGCCCCCACCAAACTGGCAGCACTATGGTTTCCAGATGACCAGAGGGCCACGGCGAACACGATTGCCTCAATGG CGAATCCTCTCGGAATGCTTTTTGCGAATATCTTCTCTCCCATGATAATTCACTACACCAATAATCTTCTTATGCTG CTTATTATATATGCCATACCTGCCACCATTGCCTGTTTCCTAGCAACAGTGGGAATTCGTGAACGTGTCCCCCCGACACCCCCCTCCGCCAGCGTGGTGACCTCCAGCACTGAACCTTTTCTTCAGGGTGTAAAACTG CTACTGAAGAACAAAGCATACATGATCCTGCTGGTGTGTTTCGGGTCGGGGATAGGGGTTTTCACTTGCTTTTACACGTTACTCGAGCAGATTCTTTGCATTAACGGCTACTCAAAT GACTTTGCAGGAATATGCGGTGCTTGTTCTATTGTATTTGGCGTTGCGGGCGCTGGCGTTCTTGGCCTGTATGTGGACGAGACGAAACATTTTACAGAAGTCACTAAAATCAGCATGTGCCTGACGTCGCTGGGCTGCACCGCATTTGCTGTG GTTTCCCAGCTCAGGGACATGAAAGTTGCCGTCGGTACTGCATGCGCGTGGTTTGGCCTGTTTGGGTGCTCCGTGTATCCCATCGCCATGGAGCTTGGAGTTGAGTGTTCGTACCCTGTGGGTGAAGCAACATCATCTGGATTGATCTTCATTTCTGG ACAGATTCAGTCAGTCATCTATATGGTGCTTCTTCAAGCTCTGACCAAACCTCTGACAGATTCGACAATATCTGTATGCGTTACTGGAGGGGACGCCAATCTGAACTGGACAG TGCCAGCGCTGGTGATGGCAGGCCTGTGTACTGTGGGCACCTGCTGCTTTGTGCTCTTTTTCCACACGGATTACCGGAGACTGAGAGCAGAAGCTGCGGCGTCACCAAAGAATGTGACAGACCGGACAAGAGAAGGAGACACCTGCGCAAACAGCACAGGTGCCTGA